One window of the Desulfovibrio sp. genome contains the following:
- a CDS encoding glycosyltransferase family 4 protein produces MHNKKIIFLDQYGSLGGGQQVLLELVLAAQSLPCDITVLIPRGSCADRLASMGVQVEHIHECQLTSGEKTFSDILQLIGSGLRVFFQKRKLLRNADVIYVNGNRLMPVALFCMFFFAKRAVFHIHLNHGNLEKSVFSYIIKLRNTVAIIAPSAFIRTQLCQFSSKFNTPKLRLVENGLDSRFSQIPFCDRFLEKPIRHIGIVGRISPEKGQDVLPHLALQFPELTFHVLGDSAFSDRQYEERLKAAAPDNIVFHGWVENLPAKVDEIGLQICLAPSRCPESSPGRSFEAAPLVPLQMLALGCMVAVRSLGSLEYLARELSLPTFEEDQDIPACLQTILQMPAHQLSQKCQQGYTTVMAQYSHDAFQQRLRSLLADVCGVQTTTR; encoded by the coding sequence ATGCATAACAAAAAAATTATTTTCCTTGATCAATATGGCTCTCTGGGTGGAGGGCAACAGGTGCTGCTGGAACTGGTACTGGCTGCACAATCTTTGCCTTGCGACATAACGGTACTCATCCCCCGTGGTAGCTGCGCCGACAGGCTTGCCTCCATGGGTGTGCAGGTGGAGCACATTCATGAATGCCAGCTCACCAGTGGTGAAAAAACGTTTAGCGACATATTGCAACTCATCGGCAGTGGCTTGCGTGTTTTTTTTCAGAAACGAAAACTGCTGAGAAATGCCGATGTAATTTATGTAAATGGCAACAGATTGATGCCAGTCGCCTTATTTTGCATGTTTTTCTTCGCAAAAAGGGCTGTCTTCCATATCCATCTCAACCACGGAAATCTTGAAAAATCCGTTTTTTCCTACATCATCAAGCTCCGTAATACGGTGGCAATAATCGCGCCGTCAGCCTTTATACGCACCCAGCTGTGCCAGTTCTCATCAAAATTCAACACCCCCAAATTGCGGCTTGTTGAAAATGGACTGGATTCACGCTTCAGCCAGATACCCTTTTGTGATCGATTTTTGGAAAAACCCATCCGCCACATTGGCATTGTCGGTCGCATTTCGCCAGAAAAAGGGCAGGATGTACTGCCGCATCTGGCGTTGCAGTTCCCAGAGTTGACCTTTCATGTTCTCGGAGATTCTGCCTTTTCCGACAGGCAATATGAAGAGCGGCTGAAGGCTGCCGCCCCTGACAACATAGTATTTCATGGATGGGTGGAGAACCTGCCAGCCAAGGTTGATGAAATCGGCTTGCAGATATGCCTTGCGCCTTCAAGATGCCCAGAGTCCAGTCCGGGGCGCAGCTTTGAAGCCGCTCCCCTTGTACCGCTGCAAATGCTTGCCTTGGGCTGCATGGTGGCGGTGCGCTCGCTTGGAAGCCTGGAATACCTTGCTAGGGAACTTTCCCTCCCTACTTTTGAAGAGGATCAGGACATTCCCGCCTGCCTGCAAACAATATTGCAAATGCCCGCACATCAGCTGAGTCAAAAGTGCCAACAAGGGTATACAACCGTAATGGCCCAATACAGTCATGACGCTTTTCAGCAACGCCTTCGTAGCCTGCTCGCCGATGTTTGCGGCGTACAAACCACAACACGGTGA
- a CDS encoding polysaccharide deacetylase family protein, whose product MLPLPIKRLLVETARGVGRLPGIARLSSPLRGNPVIVGYHRVLPRDQWQEYPCIHADLAVTPALFSEHMAYWAANATPISMDDVAQGNLPRQAVAVGFDDFYADVALHALPILEKYNIPAVLYLCTDFVEGTPFLWWYGIDAAVNSGEKHLDLHFAGEHFTGPLRTPSQRLSMFRRLNAFCFKQSEEQQRLFIECLGTTRHCYQREALPTWEMVGKLAAHPLVTIGAHTLNHGALGTLSEHECQRQMQQSRLLIEEKLGKPVRHLAYPFGGHNAAWNREYALAAELGFATAVTTERGTNSSSTSQHALFRSVVLQEHGLSMLDSLNTGWDNALRNARKCISGRAHA is encoded by the coding sequence ATGCTTCCTCTGCCAATCAAACGCCTACTTGTGGAGACCGCACGGGGCGTGGGCCGATTGCCTGGCATTGCCCGCCTGAGTTCCCCGCTGCGCGGCAACCCTGTAATCGTGGGCTATCACCGGGTCCTGCCCCGGGATCAATGGCAAGAATACCCCTGCATTCATGCAGATCTGGCAGTCACACCGGCTCTGTTTTCCGAGCATATGGCCTACTGGGCTGCCAATGCCACCCCTATATCCATGGATGACGTTGCTCAGGGCAATCTGCCCAGACAGGCAGTTGCTGTGGGCTTTGATGATTTTTATGCCGATGTGGCTCTGCACGCTCTCCCCATACTGGAAAAATACAATATCCCCGCTGTTCTGTACTTATGCACAGATTTTGTGGAGGGCACCCCTTTTTTGTGGTGGTATGGCATTGATGCAGCAGTAAACAGTGGCGAGAAGCATCTGGATCTACATTTTGCAGGTGAGCACTTCACGGGGCCATTGCGTACACCTTCGCAACGCCTGTCCATGTTTCGCCGCCTCAATGCATTCTGCTTCAAGCAAAGTGAAGAGCAACAAAGGCTGTTCATCGAATGCCTTGGTACAACCCGGCACTGCTATCAGCGCGAAGCCCTGCCCACATGGGAGATGGTTGGCAAACTTGCAGCTCATCCGCTTGTCACCATTGGCGCACATACGCTGAATCACGGCGCGCTTGGAACACTCTCAGAGCATGAATGCCAGCGCCAGATGCAGCAATCACGCTTACTCATTGAAGAAAAGCTGGGCAAACCCGTGCGGCATCTGGCGTATCCCTTTGGGGGGCATAATGCTGCGTGGAACCGGGAATACGCTCTTGCCGCCGAGCTGGGTTTTGCCACAGCCGTAACCACAGAGCGTGGAACAAACAGCAGCTCCACCAGCCAGCACGCCTTGTTCCGTTCTGTTGTGCTGCAGGAACACGGGCTGTCCATGCTGGATTCGTTAAATACAGGATGGGACAACGCACTTCGGAACGCCAGAAAATGCATTTCAGGACGCGCCCATGCCTAA
- a CDS encoding glycosyltransferase family 2 protein, with translation MPKITIVIPAYNAAPWLPHTLKSVQLQTHTDFICQVVDDGSTDNTAATFDSCVGNDPRFRLAQQQNAGECQARNAGIGMVETPLVTVLDSDDIWHPTFLARMTTALASDRVRLAWCRFAMFMDGTSQRKPQPWCNVHQTGNIWWDMLLDSVFCMGAWAAKTADVRSAGLFDPSLKVGGDRDFALRLLALCCANDPHAAVGIDEELLFYRQRAGSAVRNSDEALKTEWNTMCRHLEHPLVPAQIRRRGYSFLAFKMAVIAAFGGRDLKTAFHWYARAVRLCPTNMNLYLLPIRKLAMTFSRKEDLPWLHEFLAMPLPAKEAH, from the coding sequence ATGCCTAAAATTACTATCGTTATTCCCGCGTACAATGCTGCTCCCTGGCTGCCTCACACCTTAAAATCTGTACAGCTGCAGACACACACCGACTTTATCTGCCAGGTTGTGGATGATGGTTCCACAGACAACACGGCTGCAACATTTGACAGCTGCGTTGGCAACGATCCCCGTTTTCGGCTGGCGCAGCAACAGAATGCAGGGGAGTGTCAGGCCCGCAATGCGGGTATTGGGATGGTGGAAACGCCGTTGGTTACCGTGCTGGACAGCGACGATATCTGGCACCCCACCTTCCTTGCACGCATGACCACAGCCCTTGCCAGTGATCGCGTTCGCCTTGCGTGGTGCCGCTTTGCAATGTTTATGGATGGTACCAGCCAGCGCAAGCCGCAGCCTTGGTGCAATGTCCACCAGACTGGCAACATATGGTGGGACATGCTGCTGGACTCAGTTTTTTGCATGGGGGCGTGGGCCGCAAAAACAGCAGATGTGCGCAGTGCGGGCCTGTTTGATCCATCCCTGAAGGTTGGTGGTGACCGCGATTTTGCCTTGCGCCTGCTGGCCCTGTGTTGCGCCAATGATCCCCATGCCGCTGTCGGCATAGACGAGGAACTTCTGTTCTACCGCCAACGAGCGGGCAGTGCCGTGCGCAATAGCGACGAAGCCCTTAAAACGGAATGGAATACCATGTGTCGCCACCTGGAACACCCGCTGGTTCCTGCGCAGATCAGACGCCGCGGCTATTCATTTCTGGCATTCAAGATGGCGGTTATTGCTGCTTTTGGCGGGCGGGATCTAAAGACTGCGTTTCACTGGTACGCCAGGGCTGTACGCCTGTGCCCCACCAATATGAATCTGTATCTGCTGCCCATCCGCAAGCTGGCAATGACCTTTTCCCGCAAGGAAGACCTGCCTTGGCTCCACGAATTTCTGGCAATGCCCCTTCCCGCTAAAGAAGCACATTAA
- a CDS encoding GDP-L-fucose synthase: MRKDWLVFVAGHRGLAGSALCRALTGAGYERQLTRTHAELDLCDQAEVRAFFARHRPDVVILAAARVGGIHANATYPAEFIYQNLQIQNNVIDSAWRNGCKKLLFLGSSCIYPKLCPQPIKEEYLLTGALEPTNEAYALAKISGIKMCQAYRQQYGLDAISAMPTNLYGPNDNYHPQNSHVLPAFIRRFHEAKESGAESVTIWGTGKALREFLHVDDMAEACVFLLENYSDFEHVNVGSGVEHTIMDIARMVARVVGFAGEICTDTSRSDGTPRKLMDSGKLFGMGWKPRIALEQGLRDTYRAFLQSCPRS; the protein is encoded by the coding sequence ATGCGCAAGGATTGGCTGGTATTTGTGGCGGGGCACCGTGGCCTTGCGGGCAGTGCCCTGTGCCGCGCCCTGACGGGTGCAGGGTACGAACGGCAGCTCACGCGTACCCACGCAGAGCTGGATTTGTGCGACCAGGCCGAGGTGCGTGCTTTTTTTGCCCGGCACCGTCCTGACGTTGTGATTCTTGCCGCCGCCAGGGTAGGCGGCATCCATGCCAATGCCACCTATCCCGCAGAGTTCATTTATCAGAACCTGCAAATCCAGAACAATGTCATCGACAGTGCCTGGCGTAATGGCTGCAAAAAACTGCTGTTTTTGGGGTCATCATGCATTTATCCCAAGCTGTGCCCTCAGCCCATCAAGGAAGAATACCTGCTCACCGGGGCGCTGGAGCCAACCAACGAGGCCTACGCCCTTGCCAAAATATCGGGCATAAAAATGTGTCAGGCCTACCGCCAGCAGTACGGCCTAGATGCCATCAGCGCCATGCCCACCAACCTGTATGGGCCCAATGACAACTATCATCCGCAGAACAGCCACGTGCTGCCCGCTTTCATACGCCGCTTTCATGAGGCAAAGGAATCGGGCGCAGAATCCGTGACCATCTGGGGCACGGGCAAGGCCCTGCGCGAATTTCTGCATGTGGATGACATGGCCGAAGCCTGCGTGTTTCTACTAGAAAACTATTCAGATTTTGAACATGTGAACGTGGGCAGCGGCGTGGAACACACCATTATGGACATTGCCCGCATGGTGGCGCGAGTGGTGGGATTTGCTGGTGAAATCTGCACCGATACCAGTAGGTCAGACGGAACCCCGCGCAAACTCATGGATTCGGGCAAGCTTTTTGGTATGGGCTGGAAACCGCGCATTGCGCTGGAACAGGGCTTGCGCGACACCTATCGCGCTTTTTTGCAAAGCTGCCCCAGGAGTTAG
- the gmd gene encoding GDP-mannose 4,6-dehydratase, which produces MKKALITGITGQDGAYLAEFLLRKGYEVHGIKRRASLFNTDRIDHLYEDPHTLGRRFILHYGDLSDSSNLVRLIQEVKPGEVYNLAAQSHVQVSFESPEYTADVDALGTLRLLEAIRIAGLTDTARFYQASTSELFGLVQEVPQTEKTPFYPRSPYACAKLYAYWITVNYREAYGMYACNGILFNHESPMRGETFVTRKITRAMSRMVLGLQDCLYLGNMNARRDWGHARDYVEMQWLMLQQEKPDDFVIATGRQFSVRDFVNAAAAELGVSLSWQGEGVDETGTVAAVDVSRLQHVAGNRSGLQNHLKPGDVVVRVDPRYFRPTEVETLLGLPAKAKEMLGWEPKIPFEDMVAEMAREDLALSMRDAVCKVAGFKTFSHNE; this is translated from the coding sequence ATGAAAAAAGCACTTATAACCGGCATAACCGGTCAGGATGGGGCTTATCTTGCGGAATTTCTGTTGCGCAAGGGCTATGAAGTGCACGGTATCAAGCGGCGCGCATCACTGTTCAATACTGACCGCATAGACCATCTTTACGAAGACCCCCACACCCTTGGCCGGCGCTTTATTCTGCATTACGGCGATCTGAGCGATTCCAGCAATCTGGTGCGCCTCATACAGGAAGTGAAACCCGGTGAGGTGTATAATCTGGCCGCACAAAGTCATGTGCAGGTTTCGTTTGAATCGCCGGAATATACGGCAGATGTGGATGCCCTTGGAACCCTGCGCCTGCTTGAGGCCATTCGTATTGCCGGACTGACGGACACTGCCCGTTTTTATCAGGCCTCGACGTCAGAACTTTTTGGCCTGGTGCAGGAAGTTCCGCAAACAGAAAAAACTCCGTTTTACCCGCGTTCGCCCTATGCCTGCGCCAAGCTGTACGCCTACTGGATTACGGTCAATTACCGCGAGGCGTACGGCATGTATGCCTGCAACGGCATTCTTTTTAACCACGAATCGCCCATGCGCGGTGAAACATTCGTTACCCGCAAGATTACACGCGCCATGTCGCGCATGGTGCTGGGGCTTCAGGATTGCCTGTACCTTGGTAATATGAATGCCAGGCGTGACTGGGGACATGCCAGAGATTATGTGGAAATGCAGTGGCTTATGCTGCAACAGGAAAAGCCGGATGATTTTGTTATTGCCACCGGGCGGCAGTTTTCTGTGCGCGATTTTGTCAACGCGGCAGCCGCAGAGCTTGGGGTGAGCCTGAGCTGGCAGGGCGAAGGTGTGGACGAAACCGGCACGGTGGCAGCCGTTGACGTGAGCAGATTGCAGCATGTGGCTGGCAACCGGAGTGGGCTGCAAAACCACCTCAAACCCGGCGACGTTGTTGTGCGCGTTGACCCCCGTTATTTTCGACCTACAGAGGTGGAAACCCTGCTGGGGCTTCCGGCCAAGGCCAAGGAAATGCTGGGGTGGGAGCCAAAAATTCCCTTTGAAGACATGGTTGCCGAAATGGCGCGCGAAGACCTTGCCCTGAGCATGCGCGATGCCGTGTGCAAGGTGGCGGGCTTTAAAACATTCAGCCACAACGAGTAG
- a CDS encoding mannose-1-phosphate guanylyltransferase/mannose-6-phosphate isomerase, protein MPDIAPVILCGGSGTRLWPLSRETYPKQFVDLGDGKTLFKDTVSRACRLPGSMEPVVVCNEAHRFYVTAELYDCGIASGLVVQNSVHEDNAHSAQADGPSGTACRYARILLEPAPRNTAPAIALAAFALRSGDADPLMLVLPSDHAIGSEAMFFEGVRRGAALAEQGHIVTFGIAPTGPETGFGYIEQGQELGDNCYRVARFVEKPDAQAAAAMLGKGGYLWNSGMFLLRTSVYLQELERFAPGIYTACKKAWQGRKKDYAFCRPDKDAFGACPADSMDYAVMEHTSLAAVVPLDMSWSDLGSWEAFYQVGQRDHCGNVSLGDVMTEDAQDCYLNASHRLVAAVGVTGLVVVETQDAVLVAPRDRVQDVKKIVSRLQHDQRPECRQHRLVYRPWGSYESLATGERFQVKRIVVNPGAELSLQMHHHRAEHWVVVSGTAEVANGDSVHFFTENQSTYIPVGARHRLKNPGVIPLVLIEIQSGAYLGEDDIVRFADVYGREEPASVLPQEAVDSARGAK, encoded by the coding sequence ATGCCAGATATCGCCCCGGTCATTCTGTGTGGCGGCAGCGGAACCCGCCTTTGGCCTCTCTCGCGCGAGACATACCCCAAGCAGTTTGTTGACCTGGGTGACGGCAAAACCCTGTTCAAGGATACGGTATCACGGGCTTGTCGCCTGCCAGGCAGCATGGAGCCAGTTGTTGTGTGCAACGAGGCCCACAGGTTTTATGTGACGGCAGAGCTGTATGATTGCGGCATTGCTTCCGGTCTGGTGGTGCAGAATTCCGTGCATGAAGACAACGCGCACAGCGCGCAAGCTGATGGCCCATCGGGCACAGCCTGCCGTTATGCAAGAATTCTGCTGGAACCCGCGCCGCGCAATACTGCCCCAGCCATTGCGCTGGCGGCCTTTGCCCTGCGCAGTGGCGATGCCGACCCCCTCATGCTGGTGCTGCCCTCTGACCATGCCATTGGCAGCGAAGCCATGTTTTTTGAAGGCGTAAGGCGCGGGGCGGCGCTGGCAGAACAGGGCCATATTGTTACCTTTGGCATTGCGCCCACAGGGCCGGAAACTGGCTTTGGCTACATAGAGCAGGGCCAGGAACTGGGAGACAACTGCTACAGGGTTGCCCGCTTTGTGGAAAAACCCGACGCGCAGGCGGCTGCCGCCATGCTGGGCAAGGGCGGCTACCTGTGGAACAGCGGCATGTTTTTGCTGCGAACCTCTGTGTATCTGCAAGAGCTTGAACGTTTTGCTCCGGGCATTTACACAGCCTGCAAAAAAGCCTGGCAAGGCCGCAAAAAAGATTATGCTTTTTGCCGCCCAGACAAGGATGCCTTTGGGGCTTGCCCTGCTGATTCCATGGATTACGCTGTGATGGAGCACACTTCGCTGGCGGCGGTGGTGCCGCTGGACATGAGCTGGAGCGACCTTGGTTCGTGGGAGGCCTTTTATCAGGTCGGGCAGCGTGACCACTGCGGTAACGTAAGCCTTGGCGACGTAATGACCGAGGATGCGCAAGACTGTTATCTCAATGCCAGCCACCGGCTGGTGGCAGCCGTGGGTGTTACCGGTCTTGTGGTGGTGGAAACTCAGGATGCAGTGCTGGTTGCGCCGCGCGACCGGGTGCAGGATGTCAAAAAGATTGTGAGCCGCCTGCAGCATGACCAGCGGCCCGAATGCCGTCAGCACCGGCTTGTGTACCGGCCCTGGGGCAGCTACGAATCACTTGCCACGGGCGAGCGCTTTCAGGTCAAGCGCATTGTCGTCAATCCCGGTGCCGAGCTTTCGTTGCAGATGCACCACCACCGGGCCGAGCACTGGGTTGTGGTGAGCGGCACGGCTGAGGTCGCCAACGGGGATTCTGTGCATTTTTTTACAGAAAACCAGTCCACTTACATACCCGTGGGTGCAAGGCATCGGCTCAAAAATCCCGGCGTTATCCCGCTGGTGCTCATTGAAATCCAGTCTGGCGCGTATCTGGGCGAAGATGACATAGTGCGCTTTGCCGATGTGTACGGGCGCGAAGAACCGGCGTCTGTGCTGCCGCAAGAGGCCGTGGACAGTGCGCGTGGTGCAAAGTAG
- a CDS encoding phosphomannomutase yields MGNSLACFKAYDIRGHVPDALNPQLARALGRAVVEVIGAKSVVIGHDARLSGPELRDALALGLSEAGAQVTCIGMCGTEEIYYAAANQPFDAGIMITGSHNPADENGFKLVRRGAIPVSRDSGLFALRDRVAGILAQGGLETCVSAPPMHKASFRASYVAWLLEYSGAGRLAAVPGRKPLKIVADAGNGCAGLVLKDLMPCLPFEFVCRQMQPDGTFPDGVPNPLLPERRAATAAAVRESGADLGVAWDGDFDRCFFYDAEGNFIEGYYCIGLLAQELLRRMPGGKVVYDTRVYWNTRHVVLASGGQPVMGKTGHAFMKERMRAEDAVYGGEMSAHHYFRDFAYCDSGMLPWLLVAALLHTSGKSLAELVAERMAAYPCSGEINLRVQDAPALMKLVRDRYAPKARYEDSMDGVNLEFDQWRFNLRMSNTEPLLRLNVESRGNKALVDEKTAEILDLLKDMGGAVPA; encoded by the coding sequence ATGGGCAATTCACTTGCGTGCTTCAAAGCCTACGATATCAGGGGCCATGTGCCAGACGCGCTCAACCCCCAGCTGGCCCGTGCCCTGGGCAGGGCGGTGGTTGAAGTTATCGGTGCAAAGAGCGTTGTTATCGGGCACGATGCCCGCCTTTCGGGGCCTGAACTGCGCGATGCGCTTGCTCTGGGTCTGAGCGAGGCCGGTGCGCAGGTTACATGCATTGGCATGTGCGGTACCGAAGAAATATATTATGCCGCCGCCAACCAGCCCTTTGACGCGGGCATAATGATTACGGGCAGCCACAATCCGGCAGACGAAAACGGTTTTAAGCTGGTGCGGCGAGGGGCCATACCTGTCAGCCGCGATTCGGGCCTGTTTGCCCTGCGCGACAGGGTGGCAGGCATTCTGGCACAGGGCGGCCTGGAAACTTGCGTGTCTGCACCGCCCATGCACAAGGCCTCGTTTCGTGCCAGCTATGTGGCGTGGCTGCTGGAATACAGCGGTGCCGGAAGGCTTGCTGCCGTGCCGGGTCGCAAGCCTCTCAAAATTGTTGCCGATGCCGGTAACGGCTGCGCTGGCCTTGTGCTCAAAGATCTCATGCCCTGCCTGCCCTTTGAATTTGTGTGCCGTCAGATGCAGCCCGATGGAACCTTTCCCGACGGCGTGCCCAACCCCCTGTTGCCAGAGCGTCGCGCGGCCACGGCTGCTGCGGTGCGTGAGTCGGGCGCGGATCTGGGCGTTGCGTGGGACGGCGATTTTGACCGCTGCTTTTTTTATGATGCAGAAGGCAATTTTATCGAAGGCTATTACTGCATCGGCCTGCTGGCGCAGGAATTGTTGCGCCGCATGCCCGGCGGCAAGGTTGTGTATGACACCCGGGTGTACTGGAACACCCGCCATGTCGTGCTGGCCTCCGGTGGGCAGCCTGTGATGGGCAAGACCGGCCACGCCTTTATGAAGGAACGCATGCGCGCCGAAGACGCTGTGTATGGCGGCGAAATGAGTGCTCATCATTATTTTCGCGATTTTGCCTACTGCGATTCGGGCATGCTGCCCTGGCTGCTGGTGGCCGCATTGCTGCATACTAGCGGCAAGTCGTTGGCGGAGCTTGTGGCCGAGCGCATGGCGGCTTATCCGTGCAGCGGCGAAATCAACCTTCGTGTGCAGGATGCCCCCGCCCTCATGAAACTGGTGCGCGACAGGTACGCCCCCAAGGCCAGGTACGAGGACAGCATGGACGGGGTGAACCTGGAATTTGACCAGTGGCGTTTCAACCTGCGCATGTCCAATACCGAACCCCTGTTGCGGCTCAATGTGGAAAGCAGAGGAAACAAGGCCCTTGTGGACGAAAAAACCGCAGAGATACTTGACCTGCTGAAAGACATGGGCGGGGCCGTGCCCGCCTGA